The Dioscorea cayenensis subsp. rotundata cultivar TDr96_F1 chromosome 18, TDr96_F1_v2_PseudoChromosome.rev07_lg8_w22 25.fasta, whole genome shotgun sequence genome includes the window GCCTCATCAATCTCTTATGTTTAATCAacttaaatttgaataaaaatcaagcGCTTCTTACAAAATCTTATAAATTTTGGAGGTGTTACTTTGGCTAGATTatcaaaaatggaaaaaagatttattatttgaaacaGATGAATTACATTACAAACAGTTACatatatacttttattattatgttgtatAATTCTCGGCATCCTAAAAAAATAGAGGTCTATTGAAATGGTTAAGTGGAGTTAATTAACCATTAATAATAGCACcttcttttacatttgaatatatttaatttaatgtgattttaatattatataatatatcactTTGTTAATTAGTGAAGTGTGAAAAACATTGCATGACGTTGTAGTCCCAAAGAACCTTTGTACTAAATGGCCCAGTTTGAGTCTAACCTCAAACCAAAGAGTGTCCACTAACAAATATCTCAGTCACATTCCATCATTAGCTTTTAACCATATATTccttaatagtttttttttttaaaaaaataaatcattcgCTCTATTACTTGCACTAGTTCTCTCCCATTCTATGTTTTAATCAATGCCTCCGGACTTGCTAATATAATAacgtatatctatatataacagGCAagtatacagttttttgtttttgactaAGATGAGCAACTAGGTCATTAAAAGAAACACAGGCGTGCATAAACTTTGGTAGAGCGAATAGAAGTGTGGCTCATATACATGCATGTGGGCACTAGGACCACCTAAGCATAACCATTGTTCATACTCAAAAATATGCTTTCACCAATAAATTGAACTCTCGTCAAACGGCTTGATCAGGAATCTAAAGCTGCGGTTGAAAGTCTTCCCAGACATATTGATGACAGGTGTATAGATGAATTAGCACGTGCGTACATGGAGAAGTTCGATAGAAGAGTATTTCGGTAATTTGGCGGAGACGAGATTTTATGGTTCGACCAGGCCTATTTGATGGGAAACCGGTTAAAAACAAAAGTCACAGTTTGTGTCCCACAAACTCGTGAGTtataccaaaatttggccaaattccatcgtagggtttagggtttagggttttgccctttttagtaataattgatttcgttatatcttaggatagaaatctctgatttgtgagttgtttgtggcaatagtctttattttgtcaGATCTTTTATTTTcgtgctgatatttgagaatttattatttttggtaaatttttaaattatctcttttcttagtgctattttcgCATATTTAATTTAAGCCTAcggacaaaaagaaaaaatcagttttgtgatcatcattttcattgagtaataagattttactctttttCAATCCTGGTTATCGTTATTCAACAGATGTTGGAAGGCTTATTATCGGGTATTTGTGCGCGAATCAACAGTCTCCTGGTTATCGTTATTCAACAGATGTTGGAAGGCTTATTATCGagtattcgtgcgcgaatcaacagtCTCAAGTATACCGCTGTATCACATATCCATTACTACAATCCCAAGAGAGGAGAATATTGCTGATGAGCCTACTGCTTATGAACGCCTTAACCCACCATTGTCTCTTTTCTTCAGGGGCTTAGATAGACCAAATTGGATGAAAGAGATCTGTGCCGGTCACAATCtcttattttgatatttctgtttttattgtatttgttttttctctgttttaGCTCTTAGCtcttttgcttaaaaaaatgaattgaactCTGGTCACTTGTGAAAAATTTTACAAGTACTCAAACACCAACAACACTATTCGTAGTTGCCCAAGCAAATATATAGTTAGGAGattcagctttttttttttttagttatatatattatatgatacgGGTGTTGCAtgtataaaaagagaaagaaagagaggggGAAACCCATtaaggagagaaagaagaaagaagaaagaagaaagaagaaaaggacaTGACGAAGGCCACGAGGGGGGGTGAGAGACAAAAAAGCCCAGCCTAGCTTtggagttagggttagggttagggttaagtGTGAAGTGTGTTGTGCTTGCATTGGCCATGAAGGTGATGTATGAGACACTGAGAGAGAACCCTCATGCACGATTAGCTGTATGTGGGTTAGGTAGCAACCCCTGCACCCATTTGGGTCCCATTCCCCCCTTATTTATAAGATTctctcttaatatatatatatatatatataataataataataataacttattcattttcattattatttatttatttatttatcaatcaaacatAAGAAATACAACCCACTTCTCTTATTTTATTCTACGACCACCATAACAAATACAACCCATATGTCCATTAGGCATACCagataatttgtatttttttattttctttgtctttattTATCAACAATCATAACTGTAGATATAAACGACAAGTTAGCTAggataattcattttatttatagtaaagttatttttatttaattaatttattagaatattttcaTAGAAAAAATGGATGCTCTTTTCTAAGCTCtaagttcatttcatttcattggtGTGTATGGTGTACATAGTCCTAGCTGAAATCATGTACTTGTACTTAATTAGAATACCATCCatgttcaatatatatacatatacacacacaaagaaaaaaaaaagagttatttATTAAGTGATAATCTCCAAAATCACTCATCTTTAACACTGACCAATCAAAATATTTACAcctatatagtttttattttattttattttattttatttatttaacatctctttttattatttttctccaaattccaATGATATATCTCTCCATCTCCTCTGGACAGTCTCTctcacatctctctctctctctctctctctctctctctctctctctcagttcctcttctccttctccttctccttcttgttcttgttcttgttcttcaaattaaacatcaatcacacaaacacaaatacacacacaatattgattgaagatctcTCCATTGATCATTGGATGAGTTTTCCATGTCTCTAGAGCAAATGGCATGCAATGGCATGGCCTCCCCTTTCTTCCCACCAAACTTTCTTCTCCAAATGCAAACCCCTCATGAAGATCACCATGAACATACCCAACCTTCTTCCACCACTCTCTCCCCTCTCCTTCCTGCCACTACCCCTTGCACAACCACCCCTCCAGACTTCAGAGGTCAGTATACTCATCATctaatacatcaaatataacatcattgttatatatttttgctAATTAAAGTAATCAAGATGCATGGTTTGCATATGGCAGCAATGCTTGGCAAGAGATCCATGTCATTCTCTGGTATTGAGCCATGTGAAGAGATGACTGGAGATGATGACCTCTCTGATGACTGTTCCCAAGCCGgtgagaagaagagaaggttaAACATGGAGCAAGTGAGGACACTTGAGAAAAACTTTGAGCTTGGGAACAAGCTTGAGCCAGAGAGGAAGATGCAGCTGGCTAGAGCTCTTGGCCTTCAACCTAGACAAATTGCCATCTGGTTCCAAAACAGAAGGGCCAGGTGGAAAACTAAACAATTAGAGAAAGACTATGATGTTCTCAAGAGACAATTTGAGGCTTTGAAGTCTGAGAATGATGCTCTCCAAGCTCACAACAAGAAACTCCAATCTGAGGtacttttctcttcttcttcttcaacttcttcttcttcttgttgttatttattattattgttattattatgatgatgatcattAGTAATTGAGTCTTTTGAGGTTGATTTCTCTTTTGAGTCTTTTGAGGAAAACTTTGTTTATTGCTTGCCTTAATGATTGCCCAATGagaaacaaattatttatatacaattttcctttttattttttgtggtggttgttgttgttgttgttgttgtagctTTTGGCTCTGAAAGGGAGGGAAATATCAGAACCAATAAACCTGAATAAGGAAACTGAAGGCTCTTGCAGCAACCGAAGTGAGAACAGCTCAGAGATAAACTTAGACATTTCAAGAACATCAGTAACTGAAACAAGTCCTTTAAATCAACAGCAAAACAGCAGAGCTTTCTTCACTGCAGTGAGACCTGGAAGCATGACTCAACTCCTTCAAGCTGGTTCTACAAAGATTGAAAACAGCGCACCTGAAGAGAACTTGTGCAACATGTTCTGCAACATGGATGATCAGTCAGCCTTCTGGGCCTGGTCCGAACACAACCACAACTTCCATTAAACTCATACACTCAAGAGATCCAATccctgtttaaataattttgatagaATGAATGTTTGATGGCTCCTTTGCATGTGCCATGAAAATAAACACAAGGGCATATCctcccttcttttttcttcttcttcttcttccttcttcttctttaattacatttttatatatatttatatgtatatgtgattatatatatgaatcttAAGTATTGGTTGAATTGAAGTGAAGGTTTATAATCATGTCCTAGCTAATTAATGGAAACTGTGTGATTGGTTGTATATACGGTGTGGAGGTTAATAAAGAGAATATGTAAGGGATGGAGAAAGAgtacaaagagaaagaggtgtgTGGAAAGGCCAATGTCTTTAGTTTTGTTGCTTATATTttgctgacaagatcccctCTCTGGCCTCACAAAGAAAAAGTCTATGcactcaaagataaaagaaatgcATGTGAACCACTGTCAAGTGTCACCCACTATCTTATTCTCTTCCTTCATCTTTCCCAATACCATTAGCTCATCATCTTTAAATCAAACCTCTctcatttttcatataatatatatatatatatatatttatatttcctgTGTGTTTGGTGGACATGCATGCAAAGTCTATGAATAGAGAAAGAGGTTGGCAGGTTACAGCTCATGAGAGAACATGCCCTCGTGCCTTTTTTCCAGGGATTCAGAGTATGGTGTGGTTCTGCTGGTGGGACACTGCCTTCACAAACATACATGCATGGCTCATGGCCTATGTCCCTTTGAAGGGAatacaacacacacacacacacaaaacttGGACCATCTCTTTCCTTTCTctcacatctctctctctctctctctctctctctctctctctctcaccaccTTATCATCTTATCACTACTCCCTTATAGCTTCTTCTCCCATTTCATTCACACTcatccattttaattttatttgtcattttttacatgatatttatttacatatcatGTATTTTCTATGCATGGTATCAGAAAGTGTGTTGAGAGAATTAAGTGTACATGATGAACGTGCATTTCAACGTGAGAAGTCCAATATATCTAGCAAAGAACATGAACATCAGGCTGTTGTGGATAAGCTGATGATACACACTATTTGACAAGATATATTTGAGGCTTGATGTTAAATGTGTGCTATTGATATATAGCACAAACACAAGGACCATTAATAGTACTGAAATCCTTGAAACCAAGTTCCTGAAAACTTGGGATTccggaaaaaataataataataataataataataatagagagCTTTGGCAGTTACTAGAAGACTTACTTCACTTCATTTTCTcaattcatttcatttcattcttCCCAACAATGTCCTGTCAACTTCTAGTTTCTTGTTTTGATCCTCTAAAATGAAATAATGGCTCTACATGCTTTGTTCTTCAAATCCTTTGCATCTAACTATTAAAAGCAAAAggccgtatatatatatatatatatattaaaacatatatatacatacatatatatatatatatataagatgtacaaattattttgagaagaaagtCACAGTAGCATCTTGTCATCTTGTTGCACTTACACATACTGTTCCTTTGCATAGTGATCCTCATCTCTATGTTTTTAatccattttattctttttttttttcacaatataaAACTCATGCTCTGGAAATGGGGTGTTCTACCAACTCTTTGGTTGTAAAAGTGACTgtcattatatattattaattaaaggagttcatacttttttttttttgttatcctTGTTTTATTAACCATATTTTTAATGCCATGGTAATTAGGAGCTAATCACAAGCAGTTAAATGAGAAGATTAGCTCTAATCAATAAAAACTCATGTACAAGTACAATAGACTTTAATGGTCGTCTACATAAaaaaagatttgaaaaataattatgtttaacatatttattGTACATTTTGACATACTTATTCAACTATTGGTCGACCGTGTGATACTTTTCTAGTATCCATGTTTTTTTGGTAGGacattttgtattattttttttaacatttgaattgttttgatttgaataaacattatttatctatttttatcaatatatatatatatatatatatatgttaattacaTCTCTTAACtagaaaatattagattaattaacatgtatattttataaagaTATGATATactccaaataataaattttaaacaaatattgatTATCTTAAATAATAGTAAATGTAAAAGTATAAGCATCATCCTCGTAAAAATGaagagttgatattttattttattttattatatatataattttttaaaaaaataatcaacaaattaaatattcaaCTCTTCAAGAGAGGCAAGTTATAGAATTATAGAAgtgaaagttttatttttgttctttacttttttttaatgatgtatATTCTTTTAGATGAATTATAAGTTAAATGATGGTAAGATGGAGGGTGTGAAAAACAATTTAATACTTATCATATTAGAGAAGGAAAGACTTAAGAGTGGGCCATAGCGTATGGGCcccacctttttcctttttttaaataaatagataaataattaattaataataagtgaTATTTGCACTAACCATGGTACCATGACACATGAAATACCGCTTAAAGTCAACGTCaatcatattttaaacaaaaaagaatcactcttttttatattcataataatctttgattattttaattaatttaaataaatggaaatcaatctctttatgttttttagAGATTCACAAAGTAATTCATTTTTAtagtatattttataaaataattggtAATTTGTTGACTGCTACTTATCCCAAGGCAAAGTAACGATTCTCATGCGTAGATAACATCCACGGCCATAAATGAGCCACGTCATATCttagattttgtttttcaaagagTAATCGCGTGAAATCGTCTTCTCCGGCGCCGCTCTTCAAAGATCCCTCTTTTGAGCCTTCCGCTTTGCCGGCGGTGGCCTCATCTGCGCCGGCGGTGAGCGACCTTCCAGAGCTCCCGACCTACGTGATTTCGTACTGCTTTAAGGTCCAAGGATGATTGTGAGATTGGGACTTATTGGCCAGGACCGCTGTGATTTTGGCTATGAAACTATTGGGGGTGCGGAGATGGTGCCAAGGTTCCTGGGGATTGGGGAATGCTGGTATCGCTCTCAATTTTGGGACCAATCAAAGTGAATTCGAGGAGCTGGTCTGAATTCCCGCAGATTGCGGAGTATTGTGTTCTCTCGTGTGGGGATGAGTGGACCCCGAGGGTTATGCTTTGGGGCTGTCTTCAATTGGAGGTACGTTGCTGGTTTCTTTGAAAAAGATGTCAATTCTTTTGAAGCTTCTAACGTTTTCTAGAATTTATACGCTGGATAGCTGTAAATTTTGTAGAAAAGTTGGGATTTTTCCTCAATTTTCGGCTTGTGATAGGTGTTGTTGTGGTCCCTCTTTGTTAGTTAAATTTTCTGGTTTATCTCTGATCTCTATGTATTAATTTCAACGCATTTGTTTATACTTGAGCAAGAATGAATTTTTCTCTTAGTTTGTGCAttcttttttatgattttgaatttttatttcaaaactaCACAAATCAGTGTGTTATGCTTCTTTAGGCATCTGAATCacagtgtgtgtgtgtgtgttgtctCACATACAAGCTTGGGAGGAGTGTGTTACTGTGCAGTGAAAAAGGTGAACTTTGTTTATAGATGCAATCAtatgcatatattatatatacattggtttGGTGTGACTTGAATTGTCAGGCCAACCCTTGAATTTTGAGTGCAATTAGACCTAGGGTTTAAGCTTTTTCAGTATTAGGACTTTTCAGTCACATTTTTATGTAATACTCGTGAGAAAGTGTTgaagtttttgttgtttttctttttttgcttgtCCTTGTTTGATTTGAGTATGATTGCTCTGCTATTCTAAAGAATATGATATATATCTTACAGTAATCAGTTTAGAAGTTAATGAGTACTGTAGATACTAGAAAAGCTTGTATgcctttttgaaaaataaaaaaataaagattcgTACATCCATAAACATGAATACACAATGACTAATTGACGATTGAGCATGCTCTTGTCTGACTGTACTGTTCTTCATAACTTTATACTGGCAATTCTTGATAACTGAAGCTGTTGACATCAGTTTGTAttattgaaaatcaagtagtgGTAGGCCAGTGACAAGTCCATCTTGTGAAATGTAAAATGTTAAGGACTTTAATGTTGGAGATATACTTATCATATGTTTCCAAATTATATAGAGCTACTGATTTCAGGCATGTGAGCTTGTCTGCTCACTAATAACAAAGGTGAGGAAGGATATGTAAAAGAATAGCAAATTTTACATTGCTTTCTGTATATCTTTTTTCTGTTACCGTAATTTTCTGTGTTGTTCTGAATCTATTGTCACTAGTCCTTTGTTCATTGTTACTTATCTAAGTAAGAAATTCAGTAAAATTATCCTTCTAGTTCTTGTACAACCTGTGAGCTCACTCAGTCCTGGTGGGCTGCTTTCAGACCTGCAGTATTACCTCATGGAATCTTTACTGAATGATGGTAAAGGCCAACACACTCATCTGAATTTTGTCACAGAGTTGGGCCCTCTTTAGATTTCAAACAAAGCTTGCTTTATCAGCTTTCGGTCAAATTGCAGTGGATATCGGTCATTTTCAATGTTAGCTAAGTCTTCACCTAGTTATCTGCACTTAtcttattaaacatattatctGATACAATTGCAGTCTTTGATTTGTTAGTCAAAGAATGAGTTTTAAATTTTGTCCTAACTAAGATTTAAATACCAATTAACTATAGAATCTACCTCTGACACTGATGATTAATGCACTGAACATGAATTCTTCATTCACTCGTTTCTTTTTTTGGTGCTCATCTGTTTGTAAATGAACGGTAGTTTGTCCACATTTACTGAACAAAAATCTCTTGTTGATGAATCAAAATGTGTGATACTCTTATGTATGTAGGTGTGATTTGTGACATTGAT containing:
- the LOC120281703 gene encoding homeobox-leucine zipper protein ATHB-13-like is translated as MSLEQMACNGMASPFFPPNFLLQMQTPHEDHHEHTQPSSTTLSPLLPATTPCTTTPPDFRAMLGKRSMSFSGIEPCEEMTGDDDLSDDCSQAGEKKRRLNMEQVRTLEKNFELGNKLEPERKMQLARALGLQPRQIAIWFQNRRARWKTKQLEKDYDVLKRQFEALKSENDALQAHNKKLQSELLALKGREISEPINLNKETEGSCSNRSENSSEINLDISRTSVTETSPLNQQQNSRAFFTAVRPGSMTQLLQAGSTKIENSAPEENLCNMFCNMDDQSAFWAWSEHNHNFH